One region of Purpureocillium takamizusanense chromosome 4, complete sequence genomic DNA includes:
- the SEC8 gene encoding Xaa-Pro aminopeptidase (EggNog:ENOG503NURI~COG:U), translated as MSNRYGAPPMRNGNGYGNMGRTDDDYDPYGEGYASDRYGPRPSTSSSRGGPRPSTSSSRGPPPSVRAMPSRSHVRETSAERQITQVLEHIRSEWPSLCDGDCVPVQLALQLLDSSSVGRAHDYRKFQKTHAYLQDSLKNIVHEHHQGFNSSIGTFHKIQGSIQASQKRVRALKDSLASAKTSLCSTDPELKKLSATSHGYDELLQTLNELDDLRAVPDQLEARISEKRFLTAVEVLQNALRKLRRPELDGIGALSDLRGYLANQETALMDILVEELHEHLYLKSPYCQERWQSLAKSQGAFSDGYRDANTISPFHTVLDSIDVEKPVTEDPMKNPEADTFYYVSLLVEALNKLGRLQNAVETLKQRLPVELFGIVNETINEVDQRHPSSLRGGNGKAEGLLLYGTRELQMRADVIYDLLWTLYGKFEAIGEGHRVFHESIKALIRREGAGNNIALLGSFKELWNLYQNEIRSLLHNYVTTDADVYQFDSPTPGGNPNGSKDAMREHLFKFAEADSKSVDMVTEYDALEGIIHATVPGLTSNSRKPGADLRKNRVTAEPGLTRRDTGNFGTAKQTIGSYKSLVEPSVFNMSLLLPPTLIFLQRLKTIVPPGSDLATSTLTTFLDNFLVNVFQPQLDETLDKLSDTVFGEADSFTQDPTWTQFAAKPVFKGATAFFQVVTSFCRMLGTIPPDQALSSLIVNQMSRYYERCFTWYKSLVTKTQEQAADSSNLRASARFSVQPDDLQETMKKLWTEDELDRQLLEKEVHLLIEQTNETRLEMNDIIQDRDTISSLCLLYTSMKWLAAKISDLRHITMHETDSSRQALPRQANRRWTLLNDPNKLSADEGPVHLPLTQETVQIFDNIVTSYEELAGTALLTLHMEVRCRIAYSLHNTLSPDLAPYLLDQEVREPDPQILSLNLELVMFDETIVRFLRDKEIAFIRTGLGLLINCYLVTNARMASPMNGKGCGRMQLNILVLQQNLKNIEEGVDLTRAANYYALFDSGSDAVIEKAKEDKEKGQDGVSESNSFSYDELKVLVELCFSEQMANPERGIATAAKRRMDEKLLGLSEHMWQT; from the exons ATGTCGAACCGCtacggcgcgccgccgatgcgcaATGGCAACGGCTATGGCAACATGGGGCGAACCGATGACGATTACGATCCTTATGGTGAGGGCTACGCCTCCGACAGATACGGCCCACGCCCATCCACCTCatcgtcgcgcggcggcccccgtccatccacgtcgtcctcgcgcgGCCCTCCACCATCGGTGCGCGCGATGCCTTCGCGATCCCACGTCCGCGAGACAAGCGCGGAGAGGCAAATCACTCAAGTCCTAGAGCACATACGATCCGAGTGGCCGTCCTTGTGCGACGGCGATTGCGTCcccgtccagctcgccctgcagcttctcgacTCGAGCTCCGTCGGTCGCGCCCACGACTATCGCAAGTTTCAGAAGACGCATGCGTACCTGCAAGACTCGCTCAAGAACATCGTGCACGAGCACCACCAAGGCTTCAACAGCTCGATAGGCACGTTCCACAAGATCCAGGGCAGCATTCAAGCGTCGCAGAAGCGCGTCCGCGCGCTCAAGGACTCGCTTGCATCCGCCAAAACGAGCCTCTGCTCCACTGACCccgagctcaagaagcttTCGGCAACCTCGCATGGCTACGACGAGCTTTTGCAGACCCTCAATGAATTAGACGATCTTCGCGCCGTTCCTGACCAGCTCGAGGCCCGGATATCCGAGAAACGCTTCCTCACCGCGGTCGAGGTCTTGCAGAATGCACTGCGGAAGCTCCGCCGGCCGGAGCTCGATGGCATTGGCGCTCTGAGCGACCTGAGAGGCTATTTGGCGAACCAGGAGACGGCTTTGATGGACATCCTTGTCGAGGAGCTCCACGAGCATCTATACCTCAAGTCGCCGTACTGCCAGGAGCGGTGGCAGAGCTTGGCTAAAAGCCAGGGCGCCTTCTCTGACGGCTACAGAGATGCCAACACCATCTCGCCCTTTCACACTGTACTGGACTCTATTGACGTCGAGAAGCCCGTCACGGAGGATCCGATGAAGAATCCAGAGGCGGATACATTCTACTACGTCTCCCTGCTTGTCGAGGCACTCAACAAGCTGGGCAGGTTGCAGAACGCCGTCGAGACTCTGAAGCAAAGACTTCCAGTCGAGCTTTTTGGAATCGTCAACGAGACGATCAACGAAGTAGACCAGCGACACCCAAGTAGTCTTCGGGGAGGCAACGGCAAAGCCGAAGGGCTACTGCTCTATGGAACTCGAGAACTGCAGATGAGAGCCGATGTCATCTACGACTTATTGTGGACTCTTTATGGCAAATTCGAGGCCATTGGCGAAGGCCATCGAGTCTTCCACGAGTCTATCAAGGCGCTCATCCGAAGAGAGGGTGCCGGCAATAATATTGCACTGCTTGGGAGCTTCAAAGAATTATGGAATTTGTACCAGAATGAGATCAGGTCTCTTCTGCACAATTACGTCACTACGGATGCCGACGTGTACCAGTTCGactcgccgacgccagggGGGAACCCCAACGGCAGCAAGGATGCCATGCGTGAGCACTTGTTCAAGTTTGCAGAGGCGGACTCCAAGTCAGTGGACATGGTCACCGAATATGATGCCCTTGAGGGCATTATTCACGCGACAGTTCCTGGTTTGACGAGCAACTCGCGCAAGCCGGGCGCCGACTTGAGGAAGAATCGGGTCACTGCCGAGCCTGGACTCACAAGACGCGATACCGGCAACTTTGGCACTGCCAAGCAGACCATTGGCTCCTACAAGTCGCTCGTGGAGCCGAGTGTCTTCAACATGAGCCTTTTATTGCCACCAACCCTCATCTTTCTACAACGACTAAAGACCATCGTGCCTCCCGGCTCTGACCTTGCCACCAGCACACTGACCACATTCCTCGACAACTTTCTGGTCAACGTGTTCCAACCACAGTTGGACGAGACGCTCGATAAGCTTAGCGACACCGTCTTTGGCGAGGCGGACTCATTCACTCAGGACCCAACATGGACCCAATTCGCGGCCAAGCCCGTGTTCAAGGGTGCAACGGCCTTCTTTCAGGTAGTTACGTCGTTCTGCCGGATGCTGGGAACGATTCCGCCCGATCAGGCCCTGAGCTCCCTCATCGTGAATCAAATGTCGCGGTATTACGAGCGTTGCTTCACTTGGTACAAGTCACTGGTGACGAAGACTCAGGAGCAGGCAGCAGACTCGAGCAACCTCAGAGCGTCAGCTCGGTTCTCGGTGCAGCCGGACGACTTGCAAGAGACGATGAAGAAGCTGTGGACCGAGGATGAACTAGATCGACAGCTCCTGGAGAAGGAGGTTCACCTGCTGATTGAGCAAACCAACGAGACGAGGCTAGAGATGAACGACATTATCCAGGACCGGGACACCATCTCGTCCCTATGCCTGCTCTATACGAGCATGAAGTGGCTGGCCGCGAAGATCTCGGACTTGAGGCATATAACAATGCACGAGACGGACTCATCGCGACAGGCGTTACCGCGGCAGGCCAACAGGCGGTGGACGCTTCTGAATGACCCCAACAAGCTGAGCGCGGATGAAGGACCGGTCCACCTGCCGCTGACTCAGGAAACGGTCCA GATCTTTGATAACATCGTGACCTCGTACGAGGAACTGGCCGGCACTGCCCTGCTGACTTTGCACATGGAGGTGCGCTGTAGAATCGCATACTCGCTACACAATACCTTGTCGCCGGATCTGGCGCCGTATCTCCTGGATCAAGAGGTCAGGGAACCGGACCCACAGATCCTGAGCCTCAACCTCGAGCTGGTGATGTTCGACGAGACGATTGTACGTTTTCTTCGCGACAAGGAGATTGCCTTTATCAGAACTGGACTGGGGCTGCTCATTAACTGCTACCTGGTCACCAACGCACGCATGGCCTCGCCCATGAACGGCAAGGGCTGTGGGCGCATGCAGCTCAACATCctcgtgctgcagcagaACCTCAAGAACATCGAGGAGGGCGTGGACCTCACAAGGGCGGCCAACTACTACGCGCTGTTTGACAGCGGATCGGATGCCGTGATCGAGAAAGCCAaagaggacaaggagaaaGGCCAGGACGGAGTTTCGGAGTCCAACAGCTTCAGCTATGACGAACTCAAGGTGCTGGTGGAGCTGTGCTTTAGCGAACAGATGGCGAACCCGGAGAGGGGCATCGCTACcgcggcgaagaggaggatGGACGAAAAGCTGCTGGGGCTGAGCGAGCACATGTGGCAAACGTGA